A region from the Dendropsophus ebraccatus isolate aDenEbr1 chromosome 1, aDenEbr1.pat, whole genome shotgun sequence genome encodes:
- the LOC138785421 gene encoding olfactory receptor 10A7-like, giving the protein MCEENQTQVTQIRLLGFGLQKYRSLLFIVFLLTYLFILVGNLLIILLVTIIDHLKTPMFLFLKHLSVADVSLTTTVVPMMLDIIFAEEGILPIWGCILQLYLFCLFGFIQCLLIAVMSYDRYLAICLPLRYSSLMGPEICLQLVIGSWVVMNVIVSSEILILIQFTFCGLNSIDHFFCDFGPVVELATSDTSALMMQDFVLSTLFIFFPFVFIIMTYICIFFSILKMSSTFDRRKAFSTCSSHLITVCMYYGTLITVYMAPSDQSSSYINKYISLLYIVVTPLMNPIIYSLRSHEIKRAIQKVISRILQKA; this is encoded by the coding sequence ATGTGTGAGGAGAATCAGACACAGGTCACTCAGATACGGCTCCTTGGATTTGGTCTCCAAAAATACAGGTCTCTTCTATTCATTGTGTTCCTCCTGACTTACCTCTTTATACTGGTCGGGAACCTTCTTATTATCCTCTTAGTGACCATTATTGATCACCTCAAAACCCCAATGTTTCTATTCCTCAAACACTTATCCGTAGCTGACGTCTCACTAACCACCACCGTTGTCCCCATGATGTTGGATATAATATTTGCTGAGGAGGGTATTTTGCCCATTTGGGGCTGTATATTACAATTGTATTTATTTTGTCTATTTGGTTTTATTCAATGTCTCCTCATCGCCGTCATGTCCTATGATCGATATTTGGCTATTTGTCTTCCATTACGTTATTCTTCATTGATGGGTCCAGAGATTTGCCTCCAGCTTGTTATAGGATCATGGGTTGTAATGAATGTAATAGTATCAAGTGAGATTCTCATTCTTATCCAGTTTACCTTCTGTGGCTTGAATTCCATTGACCACTTCTTCTGTGACTTTGGTCCTGTGGTGGAATTGGCCACTTCAGACACTTCCGCTCTAATGATGCAAGACTTTGTACTTTCCACCCTTTTCATATTTTTCCcatttgtttttatcattatgacctatatttgtatttttttctctatCTTAAAAATGTCTTCAACTTTCGATAGGAGAAAAGCCTTCTCTACATGTAGCTCCCACCTGATCACAGTTTGTATGTATTACGGGACCCTGATCACAGTCTACATGGCTCCATCTGATCAGAGCTCATCCtatatcaataaatacatttcccTGTTGTACATAGTAGTGACCCCACTGATGAATCCCATCATCTACAGCCTAAGGAGCCATGAGATCAAGAGAGCCATTCAAAAAGTCATCAGTCGTATCCTTCAAAAGGCATAG